A genome region from Natranaeroarchaeum sulfidigenes includes the following:
- a CDS encoding DUF373 family protein, with protein sequence MLLVLCVDLDDDLGRKTGVTTPVIGREAIRDAAVELATADPEDSDVNVLFKGLNIAQSITDETVEVAAVTGTNGSDVAANRKVGEEVDTVLASLSTREEVRALIVTDGAQDESVVPVIRSRVTVDGVSRVVVRQAQDLESIYYTIKQVLDDPETRGTLLMPLGILLLMYPLAVLASYFDLPGLVLGVTSGLLGLYLLSRGLGLGEHLDATAERARRSLYAGRVTLITYLVAAVLLVIGGVSGVDQLEAVQAGEPGALGALETLSALVYGAVQWFAAAGVTTSLGQITDEYLADGLEWRYLNAPFYVLAIAVVLHGVSAYVLGIEGLSYLAAALTSGTLLGIGSTLAFAIAEDRYPTADESAS encoded by the coding sequence ATGCTGCTCGTCCTCTGTGTCGACCTCGACGACGACCTCGGCCGGAAGACCGGCGTCACGACGCCCGTGATCGGTCGAGAGGCCATCCGCGATGCGGCCGTCGAACTCGCGACCGCCGATCCCGAGGACAGCGACGTCAACGTCCTGTTCAAGGGGCTCAATATCGCCCAGTCTATCACTGACGAGACGGTCGAGGTCGCCGCGGTGACGGGGACGAACGGGAGCGACGTCGCGGCGAACCGGAAGGTCGGCGAGGAGGTCGATACCGTCCTCGCGAGCCTCTCGACGCGCGAGGAGGTTCGGGCACTCATCGTCACCGACGGCGCACAGGACGAGAGCGTCGTCCCGGTGATTCGCTCGCGGGTTACCGTCGACGGCGTCTCGCGGGTCGTCGTTCGACAGGCGCAAGACCTCGAATCGATCTACTACACGATCAAGCAGGTCCTGGACGACCCCGAGACACGGGGGACGTTGTTGATGCCGCTTGGTATTCTCCTCCTTATGTATCCGCTGGCGGTGCTTGCGAGCTATTTTGATCTCCCCGGGCTCGTGCTTGGCGTCACTTCGGGTCTGCTCGGTCTCTATCTGCTCTCTCGGGGGCTGGGGCTCGGTGAGCACCTCGATGCCACAGCCGAGCGCGCCCGTCGGAGCCTCTACGCAGGGCGAGTAACGCTGATAACCTATCTCGTCGCTGCCGTGTTGCTCGTTATCGGCGGGGTCAGCGGCGTTGACCAGCTCGAAGCCGTACAGGCCGGTGAGCCGGGTGCTCTCGGCGCGCTGGAGACGTTGTCCGCGCTCGTCTACGGTGCCGTCCAGTGGTTCGCAGCGGCGGGCGTCACAACGAGTCTGGGACAGATTACCGACGAGTATCTGGCGGATGGGCTGGAGTGGCGCTATCTCAACGCCCCGTTTTACGTCCTCGCTATCGCGGTCGTACTCCATGGCGTCAGCGCGTACGTACTCGGGATCGAGGGGCTGTCCTACCTCGCTGCGGCGCTCACGAGTGGAACACTTCTGGGGATCGGCAGTACGCTCGCGTTCGCCATCGCCGAAGA
- a CDS encoding DUF6517 family protein: protein MNSQRRRLLAVSGGALTGGLAGCLGFINRNEDLEFSSSPGSVSQDALDSTGYGEHEIEEAPVEETFEVAGQSRTVRLTNWHAQYDRAVDLQLLDRFQGAVFSVFSTPKFEIAGRSINPIDRWDTDRIVGMVQDRYEGLADLRRTGEYTTPMLGAEPTITEYEGRADITGTGVTIDLQLHVSGAVDHGDDFLLGLAVYPDDLPGEDDAVRTLYDGIEHEG, encoded by the coding sequence ATGAACTCGCAACGACGGCGTCTACTTGCTGTCTCCGGTGGGGCGCTCACCGGCGGCCTCGCGGGCTGTCTAGGCTTTATAAACCGCAACGAGGACTTGGAGTTCTCGTCATCGCCGGGAAGCGTCTCGCAGGACGCACTCGATAGCACCGGCTACGGCGAACACGAGATCGAGGAGGCTCCAGTCGAGGAGACGTTCGAGGTCGCCGGACAGAGTCGTACAGTTCGACTCACCAACTGGCACGCCCAGTACGACCGCGCGGTCGATCTCCAACTCCTCGACCGGTTTCAGGGTGCAGTCTTCAGCGTCTTCTCGACGCCGAAGTTCGAGATAGCGGGCCGATCGATCAACCCGATCGATCGCTGGGATACCGACCGGATCGTCGGGATGGTGCAGGACCGCTACGAGGGGCTGGCTGACCTCCGCCGGACCGGGGAGTATACGACACCGATGCTCGGCGCGGAACCGACGATCACCGAGTACGAGGGCCGTGCGGACATCACTGGCACCGGCGTGACGATCGATCTCCAGCTGCACGTCTCCGGGGCTGTCGACCACGGCGACGACTTCCTGCTCGGCCTCGCAGTCTATCCCGATGACCTGCCGGGCGAGGACGATGCCGTTCGGACGCTGTACGACGGCATCGAGCACGAGGGGTGA
- a CDS encoding radical SAM protein, translated as MISKGCEQCAKGGKMVMFVYGYCDQRDCFYCPLGENRKNVTDVYANERLVESDEDVLEEAHRMDALGTSITGGEPQEAMDRTCHYLELLKSEFGEDHHTHLYTGITGGRENMHRLSEAGLDEIRFHPPYDQWGDLHGTEWEEILYIAREEGMTPAFEIPGIRAETEFLDFLDEGAAEFCNVNEFEMSDGNYRRMQEQGYELKDGHMSAVDGDREEILDIMGDHEKVYFCTSVFKDAAQHRRRLKRMARNIRREFDEITDDGTIVYGKTWVTEQRLDELGVPEEFYTVKSDHVEIAWWLLEEMVDEGDVSDGEIVEQYPTVNGTVVERTPLA; from the coding sequence ATGATCTCGAAGGGGTGCGAGCAGTGCGCAAAAGGGGGGAAGATGGTCATGTTCGTCTACGGCTACTGTGACCAGCGCGACTGCTTTTACTGCCCGCTCGGCGAGAACAGAAAGAACGTCACGGACGTCTACGCCAACGAACGACTTGTCGAGTCCGACGAGGATGTCCTGGAGGAAGCCCACCGGATGGACGCGCTTGGTACCTCGATTACCGGCGGGGAGCCCCAGGAGGCGATGGACCGGACCTGCCACTATCTCGAACTCCTGAAATCGGAGTTCGGCGAGGACCATCATACGCATCTGTACACCGGGATCACGGGCGGCCGTGAGAACATGCACCGGCTCTCGGAGGCGGGCCTCGACGAGATCCGGTTTCACCCACCGTACGATCAGTGGGGCGATCTCCACGGTACCGAGTGGGAGGAGATCCTCTACATCGCTCGCGAGGAGGGGATGACACCCGCCTTCGAGATTCCCGGCATCCGCGCCGAGACCGAGTTCCTCGACTTTCTGGACGAGGGCGCAGCCGAGTTCTGTAACGTAAACGAGTTCGAGATGAGCGACGGCAACTACCGCCGGATGCAAGAGCAGGGCTACGAACTCAAAGACGGCCACATGAGCGCGGTCGACGGGGACCGTGAGGAGATCCTTGACATCATGGGCGATCACGAGAAGGTCTACTTCTGTACCAGCGTCTTCAAAGACGCCGCCCAGCACCGTCGCCGCCTGAAGCGGATGGCCCGGAACATCCGCCGCGAGTTCGACGAGATCACCGACGACGGCACTATCGTCTACGGAAAGACGTGGGTCACCGAACAGCGACTCGACGAACTGGGCGTTCCCGAGGAGTTCTACACGGTCAAATCCGACCACGTCGAGATCGCGTGGTGGCTTCTCGAAGAGATGGTTGATGAAGGTGACGTGTCGGATGGCGAGATAGTCGAGCAGTACCCAACCGTGAATGGGACAGTGGTCGAGCGGACGCCGCTGGCGTAA
- a CDS encoding DUF7411 family protein, producing MRLGLLFSGGKDSTLAALLLDEFYDLTLVTAHFGVTDDWQHARDTAETLAYSFERVELDESVAHEAVEQMREDGYPRNAIQDVHVHALESVAEMDFDAVADGTRRDDRVPSVSRAQAQSLEDRHGIDYIAPLSGFGRGAVDRIVDATLDVTVGPSEQISRSDYEAELRALLGDEYGSDAIGEVFPDHEQTHVTDVRAAGDE from the coding sequence ATGCGACTCGGCCTCCTCTTTAGCGGTGGAAAAGATTCCACGCTCGCCGCCCTGTTGCTCGACGAGTTTTACGACCTGACGCTGGTCACCGCCCATTTCGGCGTCACCGACGACTGGCAACACGCTCGCGACACCGCCGAAACGCTTGCGTATTCCTTCGAGCGCGTCGAACTCGACGAGTCAGTTGCCCACGAGGCTGTCGAGCAGATGCGCGAGGATGGCTATCCACGAAACGCCATTCAGGACGTCCACGTTCACGCCCTCGAATCCGTCGCCGAGATGGATTTTGACGCCGTCGCTGATGGAACACGCCGTGACGACCGTGTCCCTTCGGTGTCGCGTGCACAGGCCCAGAGCCTCGAAGACCGTCATGGGATCGACTACATCGCGCCGCTTTCAGGCTTCGGACGGGGCGCGGTCGACCGCATCGTCGACGCGACGCTCGACGTCACGGTCGGGCCGAGCGAGCAGATTTCCCGTTCGGACTACGAGGCGGAACTGCGTGCGCTACTGGGGGACGAATATGGCTCCGATGCGATCGGCGAGGTATTCCCTGATCACGAGCAGACGCACGTGACCGACGTACGAGCGGCTGGGGACGAGTGA
- a CDS encoding DNA-binding protein: protein MSGNPDEDRLDEIRQKKMEQLKEQQQSGGDAAEAQQARQEQADAQKQAMLRQHLTDGARKRLNTVKMSKPDFGEQVERQVVALAQSGRVQGQIDEDQMKDLLEELKPDSQSFNIRRR from the coding sequence ATGAGTGGCAACCCCGACGAGGACCGACTCGACGAGATCCGTCAGAAGAAGATGGAACAGCTCAAAGAACAACAACAGAGTGGCGGCGACGCCGCGGAGGCCCAGCAGGCGCGACAGGAGCAGGCCGACGCCCAGAAACAGGCGATGCTTCGTCAGCATCTCACTGATGGCGCACGAAAGCGACTCAACACTGTCAAGATGTCCAAGCCGGACTTCGGCGAGCAGGTCGAACGGCAGGTCGTCGCGCTCGCCCAGAGCGGTCGCGTACAGGGACAGATCGACGAGGACCAGATGAAAGACCTGCTCGAAGAGCTCAAACCTGACTCCCAGAGCTTCAACATCCGGCGGCGGTAG
- a CDS encoding 30S ribosomal protein S19e → MTTLYDVPADALIEALAEEIEIEEPDWAEFATTGVDAELPPEQEDFWATRAASLLRKVAISGPVGVERLSTEYGGSKNGSNRYRVAPDKRVDGSQNVIRTILQQLEDEDLVTTADGEGRRITPEGESLLTDTADAVLEDLDRPELEKYA, encoded by the coding sequence ATGACAACGCTGTACGACGTACCTGCGGACGCGCTCATCGAGGCGCTCGCCGAGGAGATCGAGATCGAAGAACCCGACTGGGCCGAGTTCGCCACGACCGGCGTCGACGCCGAACTGCCGCCAGAACAGGAGGACTTCTGGGCCACCCGCGCCGCCAGCCTTCTCCGCAAGGTCGCGATCAGCGGCCCCGTCGGTGTCGAGCGTCTTTCCACCGAATACGGTGGTTCGAAGAACGGCTCGAACCGCTACCGCGTCGCCCCCGACAAGCGCGTCGACGGCAGCCAGAACGTTATCCGAACGATCCTCCAGCAGCTCGAAGACGAGGACCTCGTCACCACGGCTGACGGCGAAGGTCGACGCATCACACCCGAGGGCGAGAGCCTCCTCACCGATACCGCCGACGCCGTACTCGAGGATCTCGATCGCCCCGAACTCGAAAAGTACGCGTAA
- a CDS encoding oxidoreductase: protein MSAADQWTIENMPNQSGRRIVITGANSGLGFEATKAFARKGGEVVMACRDRGRGERARDEILTEVPDADLVVERCDLADLDSIEAFADRLQEAYNELDVLCNNAGVMAIPYRETADGFERQFGVNHLGHFALTEQLLDLLAAPDAESRVVTHASEIHERGEIDPERLVSRIAGEDAKHSYDKWDAYGRSKLANVLFAYELNRRLDDAGMNVTSLTCHPGYADTNLQRRGPKLSGSAIRERLASLANRLFAQPSERGSLPLLYAATAADIEGGEYIGPGGLLNMRGYPERQRSSEASYDRELARKLWRISVELTGVSYEFDSHTTSA, encoded by the coding sequence ATGTCAGCGGCGGATCAATGGACGATAGAGAACATGCCGAATCAGTCCGGGAGACGGATCGTCATCACTGGCGCGAACAGCGGGCTCGGTTTCGAGGCGACGAAAGCGTTCGCACGCAAGGGCGGCGAGGTCGTGATGGCCTGTCGGGACCGCGGACGTGGAGAACGGGCCCGGGACGAGATCCTGACGGAGGTTCCGGACGCCGACCTGGTCGTCGAACGCTGTGATCTCGCCGATCTCGATTCGATCGAGGCGTTCGCCGATCGCCTCCAGGAAGCCTACAACGAACTCGACGTTCTCTGTAACAACGCCGGCGTGATGGCGATTCCGTACCGCGAAACGGCGGACGGGTTCGAGCGCCAGTTCGGCGTCAACCACCTCGGGCACTTCGCACTCACGGAACAGTTGCTCGATCTGCTCGCCGCCCCTGACGCCGAAAGCCGTGTTGTCACACACGCCAGTGAGATCCACGAACGCGGGGAGATCGATCCGGAGCGTCTCGTCTCCCGTATTGCGGGCGAAGACGCAAAGCACTCGTACGACAAGTGGGACGCGTACGGCCGGAGCAAACTCGCGAACGTCCTCTTCGCGTACGAGCTGAACCGGCGGCTCGACGACGCCGGGATGAACGTGACGAGTCTCACCTGCCATCCCGGCTACGCCGATACGAACCTCCAGCGGCGCGGGCCGAAGCTGTCGGGGTCGGCCATCAGAGAACGGCTCGCCTCGCTGGCAAATCGGCTGTTCGCTCAGCCATCCGAGCGAGGCTCGCTACCACTGTTGTACGCCGCTACCGCCGCCGATATCGAGGGGGGCGAGTACATCGGGCCCGGCGGTCTCCTTAATATGCGTGGGTACCCCGAGCGACAGCGCTCAAGTGAGGCCTCGTACGATCGCGAACTCGCCCGTAAACTCTGGAGGATCTCTGTGGAGCTAACCGGTGTCTCCTACGAGTTCGATTCCCACACCACGAGCGCCTGA
- the thiL gene encoding thiamine-phosphate kinase, whose amino-acid sequence MDERAALSMLETELEAAGDDAAVVGEQVITTDMLHERSDFPDGTSRYTAGWRAVGASLSDVAAMGATATAAVAVYATPEFDRAELTEFVEGARHVCEAVGGAYVGGDLDTHVEFTVATTAIGRTDDPVLRSGAEPGDAVCVTGAFGRSAAGLELFRVGDVERGNELFQFTPRIAAGRALAPDATAMMDSSDGLARSLHQMAEKSDCGFEIEFDAVPVADAVEEVVDSEDERREAALFFGEDFELVFTVPEDAIDSLAERSPAPISRIGRVTEQNVLLDGDSLPDRGYTHG is encoded by the coding sequence ATGGACGAGCGCGCCGCGCTGTCGATGCTCGAAACCGAACTAGAAGCCGCCGGAGACGACGCCGCCGTCGTCGGCGAGCAGGTCATCACGACCGACATGCTCCACGAGCGGTCCGACTTCCCCGACGGCACGAGCCGGTACACAGCAGGCTGGCGCGCGGTCGGTGCGTCGCTGTCGGACGTCGCCGCGATGGGGGCAACGGCGACGGCCGCGGTCGCCGTCTACGCCACACCCGAGTTCGATCGGGCTGAACTCACCGAGTTCGTCGAGGGAGCCCGGCACGTCTGCGAGGCGGTCGGCGGGGCCTACGTTGGGGGCGATCTCGACACCCACGTCGAGTTTACTGTTGCGACGACCGCGATCGGCCGAACCGACGATCCGGTACTGCGGAGCGGTGCAGAGCCGGGTGATGCAGTCTGTGTGACAGGAGCGTTTGGCCGGAGCGCCGCCGGACTGGAGCTGTTTCGGGTGGGAGATGTAGAGCGCGGGAACGAGCTCTTCCAGTTCACTCCCAGGATAGCCGCAGGGAGAGCGCTCGCGCCGGACGCAACGGCCATGATGGATTCGAGCGACGGGCTTGCACGCTCGCTCCACCAGATGGCCGAGAAAAGCGACTGTGGGTTCGAGATCGAGTTCGACGCCGTCCCGGTTGCAGACGCCGTTGAGGAGGTAGTGGACAGTGAGGACGAGCGCCGCGAAGCAGCCCTCTTTTTTGGCGAGGACTTCGAGCTCGTGTTCACGGTGCCCGAGGATGCCATCGACAGTCTCGCCGAGCGATCACCGGCACCGATCAGTCGGATCGGTCGGGTGACAGAGCAGAACGTGCTGCTCGACGGGGATTCACTGCCGGACCGGGGCTACACACACGGCTGA
- a CDS encoding site-2 protease family protein gives MHATESPDAGPPLSALTGRFHVHEVRTEDDRIEYYGVPLVSYEHLLRELWPVFNDAGYRISFSRRGRTDVIVAEPIDTGMDGIPWTNVVLLLATIISTLIAGALWFHIDPSDGVFAILDAWPFTVALLTVLGIHELGHYVMSRYHGVNATLPYFIPIPSIIGTAGAVIKMSGPIPDRRAQFDIGVAGPLAGLVATVIVTAIGLTLDPMTVPAEFAESDDGITVMLGHPPLLELLASALGESLYADDPMRSVHPVVIGGWVGMFITFLNMIPVGQLDGGHISRAMFGRKMEAAAALVPWALFGLAGYLYYGAGVSFAGSFIWLFWGLIALFFVAAGPAQPLSEASLGPKRMAVGMVTFFLAALCFTPVPFEVIG, from the coding sequence ATGCACGCGACGGAGTCGCCCGATGCTGGCCCGCCACTATCGGCTCTTACTGGTCGCTTTCACGTCCACGAAGTACGTACCGAGGACGACCGAATCGAGTACTACGGAGTACCGCTTGTATCCTACGAGCATCTGCTTCGCGAACTGTGGCCGGTGTTCAACGACGCCGGATACAGGATTAGCTTCAGTAGACGTGGGCGGACCGACGTCATCGTCGCGGAACCGATCGATACCGGGATGGATGGAATCCCGTGGACGAACGTCGTACTGTTGCTCGCGACGATCATCTCGACGCTGATCGCGGGCGCGCTCTGGTTTCACATCGATCCGTCAGATGGCGTCTTTGCCATACTAGATGCCTGGCCGTTTACCGTCGCGTTGCTCACTGTGCTCGGAATCCACGAACTGGGGCACTACGTAATGAGTCGATACCACGGCGTCAACGCGACCCTGCCGTATTTTATTCCGATTCCTTCGATCATTGGAACGGCAGGAGCAGTTATCAAAATGAGCGGACCGATCCCGGATCGACGTGCTCAGTTCGATATCGGCGTTGCCGGGCCGCTTGCGGGCCTCGTTGCGACCGTGATCGTTACCGCGATCGGACTGACGCTCGACCCGATGACGGTTCCAGCGGAGTTCGCCGAAAGCGACGACGGGATTACAGTCATGCTCGGACACCCGCCACTGCTGGAGCTCCTCGCCAGTGCACTCGGCGAGTCACTATACGCCGACGATCCGATGCGGAGCGTCCATCCGGTCGTCATCGGTGGGTGGGTCGGCATGTTCATCACCTTCCTGAACATGATCCCGGTTGGCCAGCTCGACGGTGGCCACATCTCCCGAGCTATGTTCGGCCGGAAGATGGAAGCGGCGGCCGCTCTGGTACCGTGGGCGCTGTTCGGCCTCGCCGGATACCTCTACTACGGCGCCGGTGTGAGCTTCGCTGGCTCCTTCATCTGGCTGTTCTGGGGGCTGATAGCGCTGTTTTTTGTCGCTGCCGGACCGGCACAACCCCTTTCGGAAGCGTCACTCGGCCCGAAACGCATGGCTGTCGGTATGGTTACGTTCTTCCTTGCAGCGCTGTGTTTCACGCCGGTCCCGTTCGAGGTTATCGGCTGA
- a CDS encoding DUF7123 family protein, which translates to MSATPQPSTNDDPQNNRTKEERLREYLAEKANDGELYFKGKFIADEVGLSPKEIGALMVKLRDSCPDLEVEKWSYTSATTWRVEPA; encoded by the coding sequence ATGAGCGCAACTCCACAGCCCTCCACGAACGACGATCCGCAAAATAACCGCACCAAAGAAGAGCGCCTTCGCGAGTACCTTGCGGAGAAAGCTAACGATGGCGAACTCTACTTCAAGGGCAAGTTCATCGCGGACGAGGTCGGCCTCTCGCCTAAGGAGATCGGTGCCCTGATGGTCAAGCTTCGGGATTCCTGTCCAGACCTGGAAGTCGAAAAATGGTCGTACACGAGCGCGACGACGTGGCGTGTCGAACCCGCGTGA